The DNA segment TTCAATGTCATTCTCGTATACCGAAGAAGAGAGCATATACATGTCTACTTTTTGGGGTACACCTAGTTTTTCGTAGGCTTCCAGAAACTCCCATCCATTTAAAACCGGCATGTTAATGTCAATGAGGATCAGCTGTGGCAGGGTTTCAGCAGAACTGAGTACCCCCGTAAGATAGTCGATGGCCATTTGACCATTTGTTTTGGAGATCATTTCTACATTGTACCCCGTTTTTTCTACTATTTTTTTTATGATGAAAATATTGATGTCGTCATCATCAATTACAAGTAGCTTAATTTTTGAGGTCATCATAGAGGTCAAAGCGTAACGGTAAAATTCTTGTGTAACTATAAAGTTATAAAATATGTGTAAATGGCGGAAGTGATATCTATTATGTTACAAAAAAAAGGCCACTATACAATAATGGCCTTTTTTTAAATAAAATTAAACGAACTATTTTTTAGCTACCAGTTTAATAGCCAGTTCAAATTCGTCATTTATCATCTTATCACCGATCTCAGGGAAGATACTTTTAGATTTGTATTTAATCCCGAATTTGGTTCTGTCAACGCTTACTTTATCTGCTGAGGCAGTCACAGAGCCATCTGCGTTCCATGCTAAGGTAGCAGGGAAAGTGATCGAATTTGTAATTCCTTTGATGGTCAGATCTCCGGTTACATTTACGGTGTTTCCATTTCCGGCAACTTTTTTAATCGTGAATGTTGAGGAAGCAAATTTATCCGTTCCAAAAAAATCGTCTGCTTTTAAGTGCTTTTCTAAATTTGCGCTTTTGTCAGCATCCTTAATAGTGGTCATGTCAATCACGAAATTACCGCCTGCTAATTTTTTTCCATTGAAGGACAATGAACCCGACTGAAGGTCGATAGTACCATTGTGACTACCTGTTAGTTTTTTGCCTACCCATGTGATGGATGATTTTGATGCATCAACTTTGTAAGTATCTGCTTTAAATACCGGGGCTATGAAAGCCGATGAGGCAATTACTACAATCAGTAAGGCCAGGGAAGTTAATTTTAATTTCATGTTTAATGGTTTGTGGTTTTTCTATGCTTCGGTCAGTTTAGACCTTTTAATATATTCAGATGATAAATATATTAAAAGGTTTAACTGATTCCAGTATTTTAAACGGTTTCTTCTTCCATATAGCTTTCAATCGGAGGACAAGCACAAACCAGTGACCTGTCGCCGAATGAATCATTAACTCTACCTACTGAAGGCCAGAATTTGTAGGCCGCAACATAAGGAAGAGGGAATGCCGCAGTCTGTCTGCTATAGTTATGGTTCCATTCATCACCTGTCACAACTGTAGCCGTGTGTGGTGCATTTTTCAATGGGTTATCTGTTTTGTCTAAATCACCGTTTTCAACTCCCGCTACTTCTTTTCTGATGGCAATTAAAGCATCACAGAATCTGTCTAACTCATGTTTAGGCTCACTTTCTGTAGGCTCTACCATTAGCGTGCCTGCTACCGGGAAAGATACTGTAGGTGCGTGGAAACCATAATCCATTAAACGTTTTGCGATATCTACCACTTCGATTCCGAAGTTTTTGAAAGCTCTGCAATCCAGGATCATTTCGTGTGCGCAACGTCCGTTAGCACCTGAATATAATACCGGATAATGTTGCTCTAAACGCGCTTTCATATAATTGGCGTTAAGAATTGCATGTTTGGTTGCGCTGGTTAAACCTTCGCCACCCATCATTGCGATATAAGCATGAGAGATCACTAAGATCGATGCTGAACCCCATGGAGCCGAAGAAACCGCATGAATAGATTTTTCTTTGCTGATGTCTACTACTGCGTGAGCTGGTAGGTAAGGAACCAGGTGT comes from the Pedobacter sp. FW305-3-2-15-E-R2A2 genome and includes:
- a CDS encoding response regulator; protein product: MMTSKIKLLVIDDDDINIFIIKKIVEKTGYNVEMISKTNGQMAIDYLTGVLSSAETLPQLILIDINMPVLNGWEFLEAYEKLGVPQKVDMYMLSSSVYENDIEKAKTYTMVKGFISKPLSIERLTELLKLVEQQTNGF
- a CDS encoding YceI family protein — translated: MKLKLTSLALLIVVIASSAFIAPVFKADTYKVDASKSSITWVGKKLTGSHNGTIDLQSGSLSFNGKKLAGGNFVIDMTTIKDADKSANLEKHLKADDFFGTDKFASSTFTIKKVAGNGNTVNVTGDLTIKGITNSITFPATLAWNADGSVTASADKVSVDRTKFGIKYKSKSIFPEIGDKMINDEFELAIKLVAKK